One part of the Panthera leo isolate Ple1 chromosome D4, P.leo_Ple1_pat1.1, whole genome shotgun sequence genome encodes these proteins:
- the LOC122204941 gene encoding LOW QUALITY PROTEIN: hypoxanthine-guanine phosphoribosyltransferase-like (The sequence of the model RefSeq protein was modified relative to this genomic sequence to represent the inferred CDS: substituted 1 base at 1 genomic stop codon) has protein sequence MATCSPIVVVSDDEPGYDLDLFCIPHHYAEDLEKAFIPGGLIMDRTXRLARDVLKMGGHHMVALCVLKGGYKFFADLLDYIKALNRNSDGSIPMTVDCIRLKSYCNDQSTGDIKEIGGDDLSTLTGKNVLIVEDIIDTGKTMQTLLSMVKQHNPKMVKVARLLVKRTPRSVGYKPDFVGFEIPDKFVVGYALDYNEYFSDLNHVCAISETGKVKYKA, from the coding sequence ATGGCGACCTGCAGCCCTATCGTTGTGGTTAGTGATGATGAACCAGGTTATGACCTAGATTTATTTTGTATACCTCATCATTACGCTGAGGATTTGGAAAAGGCGTTTATTCCTGGCGGACTAATTATGGACAGGACCTAGCGTCTTGCCCGAGACGTGTTGAAGATGGGTGGCCATCACATGGTAGCCCTCTGTGTGCTCAAGGGGGGCTATAAATTCTTCGCTGACCTCCTGGATTACATCAAAGCACTGAACAGAAATAGTGATGGATCCATTCCTATGACTGTAGATTGCATCAGACTGAAGAGCTACTGTAATGACCAGTCAACAGGGGACATAAAAGAAATTGGTGGAGATGATCTCTCAACTTTAACTGGAAAGAATGTCTTGATTGTTGAGGATATAATTGACACTGGCAAAACAATGCAAACCTTGCTCTCCATGGTCAAGCAGCATAATCCAAAGATGGTCAAGGTTGCAAGGCTGCTGGTGAAGAGGACCCCTCGAAGTGTTGGCTATAAACCAGACTTCGTCGGATTTGAAATCCCAGACAAGTTTGTCGTAGGATATGCCCTTGACTACAATGAATACTTCAGCGACTTGAATCATGTTTGCGCCATTAGTGAAACcggaaaagtaaaatacaaagccTAA